A genomic window from Glycine max cultivar Williams 82 chromosome 17, Glycine_max_v4.0, whole genome shotgun sequence includes:
- the LOC100805706 gene encoding tropomyosin isoform X1, with the protein MSNSCRSDNHTPLNAEQLSTRRRREHRKEKGVLQSSQSQSIQSVQMQILEQHKMSFLEAHAEDKKHIQGLEKELLNCSQEIDYLQDQLSASNTEVNYLEEHIRSLELKLEGMEDLQEEVFRLREELKRSNSKHFFLIQELDTKEIELEKSALSIEKLEESFSSITLESQFEVESMKLDMMALEQSLFEAKKIQDETLDENNRMSRSIEELQVALQDAQKIIISLNEENRKLKEKLDIANKNSRISSQKDEYWLENNDRLQLETQSSLNGRGNNSTILEDIRTYGVHGPHVGRLAMILYLAADLKGKMEMSQQIQEYECLIKKLKEELREEKLRAKEEAEDLVQEMAELRYQFTSSLEEECKRRACIEHASLQRIAELEAQLQREHKNP; encoded by the exons ATGTCAAATAGCTGCAGAAGTGATAATCATACTCCCTTAAATGCGGAGCAACTTAGTACAAGACGTAGAAGAGAG CATAGAAAAGAGAAGGGTGTTTTACAAAGTTCTCAATCCCAAAGCATTCAATCAGTCCAG ATGCAGATACTAGAACAACACAAGATGTCATTTTTAGAAGCTCACGCTGAAGATAAGAAACACATTCAGGGGTTGGAAAAAGAGCTGCTGAACTGTTCTCAAGAAATag ATTATCTTCAGGATCAACTCAGTGCAAGCAATACAGAGGTGAACTACCTGGAAGAGCATATTCGCAGCCTTGAATTGAAATTAGAGGGGATGGAAGATTTACAAGAGGAGGTTTTCAGATTAAGGGAGGAGCTGAAAAGATCCAATTCAAAGCATTTTTTCTTGATCCAGGAACTAGATACTAAAGAAATAGAATTAGAGAAGTCAGCTTTGTCCATAGAGAAACTAGAGGAATCATTTTCATCCATAACATTAGAGTCCCAGTTTGAAGTAGAGAGCATGAAGCTTGATATGATGGCCTTGGAACAGAGTCTTTTTGAGGCCAAGAAAATCCAGGATGAAACTCTAGATGAAAATAATAGAATGAGTAGATCAATTGAGGAGCTCCAGGTTGCATTGCAGGATGCCCAAAAAATCATCATCTCcctaaatgaagaaaataggAAACTTAAAGAGAAGCTTGATATTGCCAACAAAAACTCTAGAATTTCTTCTCAAAAGGATGAATACTGGCTGGAAAACAATGACAGATTGCAACTCGAGACTCAATCTTCCTTGAATGGACGAGGCAACAACTCTACCATACTGGAGGACATACG CACTTATGGAGTACATGGTCCACATGTTGGAAGATTGGCAATGATCCTATATCTAGCTGCAGATTTAAAAGGGAAGATGGAAATGTCACAACAGATCCAAGAATATGAATGTCTTATCAAGAAACTTAAG GAAGAATTAAGAGAGGAAAAGTTGAGGGCCAAAGAAGAAGCAGAGGATTTAGTTCAGGAAATGGCAGAGCTGAGATACCAATTTACTAGTTCACTAGAGGAAGAATGTAAGCGCCGTGCTTGCATTGAACATGCATCCTTGCAAAGAATTGCCGAGTTAGAGGCTCAA CTTCAAAGAGAGCATAAAAACCCTTAA
- the LOC100805706 gene encoding tropomyosin isoform X3, which yields MQILEQHKMSFLEAHAEDKKHIQGLEKELLNCSQEIDYLQDQLSASNTEVNYLEEHIRSLELKLEGMEDLQEEVFRLREELKRSNSKHFFLIQELDTKEIELEKSALSIEKLEESFSSITLESQFEVESMKLDMMALEQSLFEAKKIQDETLDENNRMSRSIEELQVALQDAQKIIISLNEENRKLKEKLDIANKNSRISSQKDEYWLENNDRLQLETQSSLNGRGNNSTILEDIRTYGVHGPHVGRLAMILYLAADLKGKMEMSQQIQEYECLIKKLKEELREEKLRAKEEAEDLVQEMAELRYQFTSSLEEECKRRACIEHASLQRIAELEAQLQREHKNP from the exons ATGCAGATACTAGAACAACACAAGATGTCATTTTTAGAAGCTCACGCTGAAGATAAGAAACACATTCAGGGGTTGGAAAAAGAGCTGCTGAACTGTTCTCAAGAAATag ATTATCTTCAGGATCAACTCAGTGCAAGCAATACAGAGGTGAACTACCTGGAAGAGCATATTCGCAGCCTTGAATTGAAATTAGAGGGGATGGAAGATTTACAAGAGGAGGTTTTCAGATTAAGGGAGGAGCTGAAAAGATCCAATTCAAAGCATTTTTTCTTGATCCAGGAACTAGATACTAAAGAAATAGAATTAGAGAAGTCAGCTTTGTCCATAGAGAAACTAGAGGAATCATTTTCATCCATAACATTAGAGTCCCAGTTTGAAGTAGAGAGCATGAAGCTTGATATGATGGCCTTGGAACAGAGTCTTTTTGAGGCCAAGAAAATCCAGGATGAAACTCTAGATGAAAATAATAGAATGAGTAGATCAATTGAGGAGCTCCAGGTTGCATTGCAGGATGCCCAAAAAATCATCATCTCcctaaatgaagaaaataggAAACTTAAAGAGAAGCTTGATATTGCCAACAAAAACTCTAGAATTTCTTCTCAAAAGGATGAATACTGGCTGGAAAACAATGACAGATTGCAACTCGAGACTCAATCTTCCTTGAATGGACGAGGCAACAACTCTACCATACTGGAGGACATACG CACTTATGGAGTACATGGTCCACATGTTGGAAGATTGGCAATGATCCTATATCTAGCTGCAGATTTAAAAGGGAAGATGGAAATGTCACAACAGATCCAAGAATATGAATGTCTTATCAAGAAACTTAAG GAAGAATTAAGAGAGGAAAAGTTGAGGGCCAAAGAAGAAGCAGAGGATTTAGTTCAGGAAATGGCAGAGCTGAGATACCAATTTACTAGTTCACTAGAGGAAGAATGTAAGCGCCGTGCTTGCATTGAACATGCATCCTTGCAAAGAATTGCCGAGTTAGAGGCTCAA CTTCAAAGAGAGCATAAAAACCCTTAA
- the LOC100805706 gene encoding tropomyosin isoform X2: protein MSNSCRSDNHTPLNAEQLSTRRRREHRKEKGVLQSSQSQSIQSVQMQILEQHKMSFLEAHAEDKKHIQGLEKELLNCSQEIDYLQDQLSASNTEVNYLEEHIRSLELKLEGMEDLQEEVFRLREELKRSNSKHFFLIQELDTKEIELEKSALSIEKLEESFSSITLESQFEVESMKLDMMALEQSLFEAKKIQDETLDENNRMSRSIEELQVALQDAQKIIISLNEENRKLKEKLDIANKNSRISSQKDEYWLENNDRLQLETQSSLNGRGNNSTILEDIRTYGVHGPHVGRLAMILYLAADLKGKMEMSQQIQEYECLIKKLKEELREEKLRAKEEAEDLVQEMAELRYQFTSSLEEECKRRACIEHASLQRIAELEAQV, encoded by the exons ATGTCAAATAGCTGCAGAAGTGATAATCATACTCCCTTAAATGCGGAGCAACTTAGTACAAGACGTAGAAGAGAG CATAGAAAAGAGAAGGGTGTTTTACAAAGTTCTCAATCCCAAAGCATTCAATCAGTCCAG ATGCAGATACTAGAACAACACAAGATGTCATTTTTAGAAGCTCACGCTGAAGATAAGAAACACATTCAGGGGTTGGAAAAAGAGCTGCTGAACTGTTCTCAAGAAATag ATTATCTTCAGGATCAACTCAGTGCAAGCAATACAGAGGTGAACTACCTGGAAGAGCATATTCGCAGCCTTGAATTGAAATTAGAGGGGATGGAAGATTTACAAGAGGAGGTTTTCAGATTAAGGGAGGAGCTGAAAAGATCCAATTCAAAGCATTTTTTCTTGATCCAGGAACTAGATACTAAAGAAATAGAATTAGAGAAGTCAGCTTTGTCCATAGAGAAACTAGAGGAATCATTTTCATCCATAACATTAGAGTCCCAGTTTGAAGTAGAGAGCATGAAGCTTGATATGATGGCCTTGGAACAGAGTCTTTTTGAGGCCAAGAAAATCCAGGATGAAACTCTAGATGAAAATAATAGAATGAGTAGATCAATTGAGGAGCTCCAGGTTGCATTGCAGGATGCCCAAAAAATCATCATCTCcctaaatgaagaaaataggAAACTTAAAGAGAAGCTTGATATTGCCAACAAAAACTCTAGAATTTCTTCTCAAAAGGATGAATACTGGCTGGAAAACAATGACAGATTGCAACTCGAGACTCAATCTTCCTTGAATGGACGAGGCAACAACTCTACCATACTGGAGGACATACG CACTTATGGAGTACATGGTCCACATGTTGGAAGATTGGCAATGATCCTATATCTAGCTGCAGATTTAAAAGGGAAGATGGAAATGTCACAACAGATCCAAGAATATGAATGTCTTATCAAGAAACTTAAG GAAGAATTAAGAGAGGAAAAGTTGAGGGCCAAAGAAGAAGCAGAGGATTTAGTTCAGGAAATGGCAGAGCTGAGATACCAATTTACTAGTTCACTAGAGGAAGAATGTAAGCGCCGTGCTTGCATTGAACATGCATCCTTGCAAAGAATTGCCGAGTTAGAGGCTCAAGTATGA